From a single Micromonospora sp. WMMD1102 genomic region:
- a CDS encoding DUF1015 family protein: MTVVHPITRAWVTTGGTGAQNYDEFADDAEITAIIRDNPASALAIEMPHRAPESLGRSFTDALPDAVGRLAQARADGSYTPAEQVVVLYRITAPGEEPGYGMFAMVDTDQISTSADEPGLVIRNEDVFIAKVRERVALAEATGHLLSPVLLLQTGNRTGTGTDAGTADGPAGGGPAGSGSAGAGPAGGGSAGAGPAGGAGEALHRALAEATDAAGAPAATDVDQAGRTHAIWLLGPGPHQAELLALAGAGELVVADGNHRSLAAQIGELPRFLAVITTPGSVAIQPYNRLVSELTSTPDELFDRLRAAGARVESLPGPAAVPDSGGTIQLYAAGRTYAVTLPAGPDGGVEALDHALVERVLLRDALGLDPGDKRITYVGGDYPARWLVGEVDAGRAELAILIAPVTVRDFVAVNLARQKMPRKSTWFTPKARAGLVLAELGRDPAPL; this comes from the coding sequence ATGACGGTCGTGCATCCGATCACCCGCGCCTGGGTCACCACTGGCGGCACCGGCGCCCAGAACTACGACGAGTTCGCCGACGACGCCGAGATCACGGCGATCATCCGGGACAACCCAGCCAGCGCGCTCGCGATCGAGATGCCGCACCGGGCGCCGGAGAGCCTCGGCCGGTCCTTCACCGACGCGCTGCCCGACGCGGTCGGCCGGTTGGCGCAGGCTCGGGCCGACGGCAGCTACACCCCGGCCGAGCAGGTGGTGGTGCTCTACCGGATCACCGCGCCGGGCGAGGAGCCCGGTTACGGGATGTTCGCCATGGTCGACACCGACCAGATCTCCACGAGTGCGGACGAGCCCGGACTGGTGATCCGCAACGAGGACGTCTTCATCGCCAAGGTGCGCGAGCGGGTGGCGCTGGCCGAGGCGACCGGCCACCTCCTCTCCCCGGTGCTGCTGCTCCAGACCGGCAACCGCACCGGCACCGGCACTGACGCCGGGACTGCCGATGGGCCGGCTGGCGGTGGTCCGGCCGGCAGTGGTTCGGCTGGCGCTGGGCCGGCTGGCGGTGGTTCGGCTGGCGCTGGGCCGGCTGGCGGTGCGGGGGAGGCGCTGCACCGGGCGCTCGCCGAGGCGACCGACGCGGCCGGTGCGCCGGCCGCGACCGACGTGGACCAGGCGGGGCGTACCCACGCCATCTGGCTGCTCGGGCCGGGGCCGCACCAGGCGGAGCTGCTGGCGCTGGCGGGTGCCGGCGAGCTGGTCGTCGCGGACGGCAACCACCGCAGCCTGGCCGCGCAGATCGGCGAGCTGCCCCGGTTCCTCGCGGTGATCACGACCCCGGGATCGGTGGCGATCCAGCCTTACAACCGACTGGTCAGCGAGTTGACCAGTACTCCGGACGAACTGTTCGACCGGCTGCGTGCGGCCGGCGCCCGGGTCGAGTCGCTACCCGGCCCGGCGGCGGTGCCGGACTCCGGCGGCACGATCCAGCTCTACGCGGCCGGCCGTACCTACGCGGTCACGCTGCCCGCCGGCCCCGACGGCGGTGTGGAGGCCCTGGACCACGCGCTCGTCGAGCGGGTGTTGCTGCGGGACGCCCTCGGCCTCGACCCCGGAGACAAGCGGATCACGTACGTCGGTGGCGACTACCCGGCGCGCTGGCTGGTCGGCGAGGTCGACGCCGGCCGGGCGGAACTGGCGATTCTGATCGCCCCCGTCACGGTGCGGGACTTCGTCGCGGTCAACCTGGCCCGACAGAAGATGCCCCGGAAGAGCACCTGGTTCACCCCGAAGGCACGGGCCGGCCTGGTCCTGGCCGAACTGGGTCGTGATCCCGCCCCGTTGTGA
- a CDS encoding ribose-5-phosphate isomerase → MRVYLGSDHAGYELKVHLANHLAKQGYELVDVGPLLFDPDDDYPVFCLHSGARVVADPGSLGVVIGGSGNGEQIAANKVAGVRAALAWNVETAQLAREHNDANVVAIGARQHTLDEATAIVEAFLSTAFSGNERHARRIGQVAEYERTRSLPPLPTS, encoded by the coding sequence ATGCGCGTCTATCTGGGATCCGACCACGCCGGCTACGAACTGAAGGTGCACCTGGCCAACCACCTGGCCAAGCAGGGCTACGAACTGGTGGACGTCGGGCCGCTCCTCTTCGACCCGGACGACGACTATCCGGTGTTCTGCCTGCACAGCGGCGCCCGGGTGGTGGCCGATCCGGGCAGCCTCGGCGTGGTGATCGGCGGCTCGGGCAACGGTGAGCAAATCGCCGCCAACAAGGTGGCCGGGGTGCGCGCGGCACTCGCCTGGAACGTGGAGACCGCCCAGCTCGCCCGGGAGCACAACGACGCGAACGTGGTCGCGATCGGTGCCCGCCAGCACACCCTGGACGAGGCGACCGCGATCGTGGAGGCGTTCCTCAGTACGGCCTTCTCGGGCAACGAGCGGCACGCACGCCGGATCGGGCAGGTCGCCGAGTACGAGCGCACCCGCTCGCTGCCGCCGCTGCCGACGTCGTAG
- a CDS encoding DsbA family protein: protein MSERASVDMFFDPTCPWAWITSRWLLEVQQVRPVDVRFRVMSLAVLNEGREHLSAKYREGLKSSWGLVRICIAVEQLHGSETVARLYTAFGNRIHLERQERGPELYRAALADVGLDPALAEVADSTEYDEALRASHDAGMKPVGQDVGTPVIHAPGPMPGETIAFFGPVVTPAPKGEAAGRLWDGVLLVAGTPGFYELKRTRDERPSFD, encoded by the coding sequence GTGTCCGAGCGCGCGTCCGTTGACATGTTCTTCGACCCGACCTGCCCGTGGGCCTGGATCACCTCCCGCTGGCTGCTGGAGGTGCAGCAGGTCCGCCCGGTCGACGTCCGGTTCCGGGTGATGAGCCTGGCGGTGCTCAACGAGGGCCGGGAGCACCTTTCGGCGAAGTACCGGGAGGGGCTGAAGAGCTCCTGGGGCCTGGTGCGGATCTGCATCGCGGTCGAACAGCTCCACGGCTCCGAAACCGTTGCCCGGCTCTACACCGCGTTCGGCAACCGGATCCACCTCGAAAGGCAGGAGCGGGGTCCGGAGCTCTACCGGGCGGCGCTGGCCGACGTCGGGCTGGACCCGGCGCTGGCCGAGGTCGCCGACTCGACCGAGTACGACGAGGCGCTGCGGGCGAGCCACGACGCCGGGATGAAGCCGGTCGGCCAGGACGTCGGCACGCCGGTCATCCACGCTCCCGGCCCGATGCCGGGGGAGACCATCGCGTTCTTCGGCCCGGTGGTCACGCCCGCACCGAAGGGCGAGGCGGCGGGGCGGCTCTGGGACGGCGTACTCCTGGTCGCCGGTACGCCCGGCTTCTACGAGCTGAAGCGGACCCGCGACGAGCGGCCCAGCTTCGACTGA